One genomic window of Amycolatopsis camponoti includes the following:
- a CDS encoding type II toxin-antitoxin system RelB/DinJ family antitoxin, with translation MATVNFRVDEALKEKSYSILKEQGIAPTDFFTSILEYVATTGKLPVKKALLSEEDEELLALVRKRINDPKEMFEEVTLDDL, from the coding sequence ATGGCTACTGTTAACTTCAGGGTCGATGAAGCCCTTAAAGAAAAATCCTATTCCATCCTTAAAGAACAAGGTATTGCACCTACAGATTTCTTTACTAGTATTCTTGAGTATGTTGCTACGACTGGGAAACTACCTGTCAAAAAAGCTTTGCTTTCAGAAGAAGATGAAGAATTGTTAGCTCTTGTCCGTAAGCGCATTAATGACCCTAAAGAGATGTTTGAGGAAGTCACATTAGATGACTTATAA
- a CDS encoding type II toxin-antitoxin system RelE family toxin, with protein MTYKLLRHKDFTAEWEKLPVAIRDQFKKKLAKVIEQPHIPKNMLRGDLAGCYKIKLLKAGVRLVYQVKDDQVVILLITVGKRADSIVYDEAKKRIKD; from the coding sequence ATGACTTATAAGCTTTTACGTCACAAGGACTTTACAGCAGAATGGGAAAAACTCCCTGTTGCTATACGGGATCAATTTAAGAAGAAACTAGCCAAAGTCATAGAGCAGCCACATATTCCAAAGAATATGCTGAGAGGCGATCTTGCAGGTTGCTATAAAATTAAATTATTAAAAGCTGGTGTCAGACTTGTCTATCAAGTTAAAGATGATCAGGTAGTTATCTTGCTCATCACAGTCGGGAAACGAGCTGATAGCATAGTTTATGACGAAGCTAAAAAGCGCATTAAAGACTAA